Proteins encoded within one genomic window of Mesobacillus subterraneus:
- a CDS encoding carbohydrate ABC transporter permease — MPDVNSEKAPLNKKPFSTKRSFSEKKKEALAGYLYISPFFILFAIFGLFPILFSFYLGFHRWNGFGEMEYVGFKNFSLILSDPLFWKSLSNTIIMWILGTLPQLLIGIILAYALNATIIKFKSIFRVSVFMPYVTSTVAVAIVFGIMFNDQPFGLFNIIIGWFGVDPINWSTSDWGLKIAISTMVFWRWVGYNTIIYLAGLQAIPGELYEAATIDGATTRQKIQYITIPMLKPIIILTVFTSTIGALQLFTEPLIMVGRTYREEGLTVVLYLYREAFNNMAFGTASATAIILFLIIIVLSSINVFIANRIGK; from the coding sequence ATGCCTGATGTGAATTCTGAAAAAGCACCTTTGAATAAGAAACCTTTCAGCACCAAACGTTCCTTCAGTGAAAAGAAGAAAGAAGCTTTGGCAGGATATTTATATATTTCACCGTTCTTCATATTATTTGCCATCTTTGGTTTGTTTCCGATTCTTTTCAGCTTTTACCTGGGCTTCCATAGGTGGAATGGCTTTGGAGAAATGGAGTATGTCGGCTTTAAAAACTTCAGCCTGATTTTATCAGATCCATTATTCTGGAAATCGCTTTCTAACACGATAATCATGTGGATTTTAGGTACTCTCCCACAGCTATTAATTGGAATTATTTTGGCCTATGCACTGAATGCGACGATCATCAAATTCAAGAGTATCTTCCGCGTCTCAGTCTTTATGCCATATGTTACTTCTACAGTTGCTGTAGCGATTGTATTTGGCATTATGTTTAATGATCAGCCATTTGGATTATTCAATATTATTATTGGATGGTTCGGAGTTGACCCGATCAACTGGAGCACAAGCGACTGGGGATTGAAAATAGCTATTTCTACGATGGTATTTTGGAGATGGGTTGGTTACAACACAATCATTTACCTGGCAGGTTTGCAGGCAATCCCTGGTGAATTGTATGAAGCAGCAACGATTGATGGAGCGACAACTAGACAGAAAATCCAATACATCACCATTCCTATGCTAAAACCTATCATCATTCTGACAGTATTCACCTCCACTATCGGTGCTTTACAATTATTTACTGAGCCGCTCATTATGGTGGGCAGGACATACCGTGAAGAAGGTTTGACAGTGGTGCTTTATTTATATCGTGAAGCGTTTAATAATATGGCATTTGGTACAGCTTCGGCAACAGCCATTATTCTGTTCCTGATCATCATCGTCCTATCATCTATAAATGTTTTCATTGCAAATCGGATCGGAAAATAA
- a CDS encoding YesL family protein, giving the protein MNKTMNMFNQIITIFTSFVLLNLLWLLFCLPVVTIFPATAALFGTVRKWIRIGLDVGIYRVFVQEFKLNFKKSIGAGFLWTIFFAIISIDLAIVLQNEFVGKSFVLIFLVFFVLLFVFVTIYLFFLIVHYDLSLVHTVKNSLLFSLGHLNYTVLFLGMIFLFLIVIYYLPFFLLFSGSLLAFIMYGLFHKLTLKSEEGQNSQHKLNTDIT; this is encoded by the coding sequence ATGAATAAAACAATGAATATGTTCAATCAAATCATCACTATATTTACGTCCTTTGTTCTCTTAAACCTTTTGTGGCTGCTGTTCTGCCTGCCTGTTGTGACGATTTTTCCGGCAACAGCAGCCCTGTTTGGGACGGTGAGGAAATGGATTCGAATAGGCTTGGACGTCGGAATATATAGGGTGTTTGTCCAGGAATTCAAATTGAATTTTAAAAAGAGTATCGGCGCAGGTTTCCTGTGGACAATCTTTTTTGCCATCATTTCGATTGATTTAGCGATCGTGCTCCAAAATGAGTTTGTTGGAAAAAGTTTCGTTCTGATCTTTTTGGTTTTCTTTGTTTTGCTTTTTGTCTTTGTGACAATCTATTTATTCTTTCTGATTGTGCATTATGATTTAAGCCTTGTTCATACAGTGAAAAATTCTTTGCTGTTCTCTTTAGGGCATTTGAATTATACAGTGCTATTTCTTGGGATGATTTTCCTCTTTCTTATTGTCATCTACTATTTGCCATTCTTTCTTTTATTCAGTGGAAGCCTGCTTGCTTTCATAATGTATGGCTTATTCCATAAGCTTACATTGAAATCGGAAGAAGGACAAAATAGTCAACATAAATTGAACACAGACATCACATAG
- a CDS encoding carbohydrate ABC transporter permease, producing the protein MKSQSSSQFISKAFLYMILVIATLLSIFPFYWMFVMATNTNEVINRIPPAILPGKELVANFTKVLNTIDFFGAIWNTFIVASITTIGVLILSSLAGFAFAKLNFRGKNALFVMILVTMVIPPQLGLIPQYIIISKLNWLSDFKAIIVPGLIDAFGIFWMRQYISSNVPDELIEAAKIDGCSIFRVYWNITVPIIIPAFATLAIIKFMYVWNDFLWPLVVLRDEESQTIQVALRGLIDNYVRDNGMILSGTFWATVPLVIIFLLFNRLFISSLTEGAVK; encoded by the coding sequence ATGAAATCACAATCTTCAAGTCAATTCATTTCTAAGGCGTTTTTGTATATGATTCTTGTCATTGCTACCCTTCTGTCGATTTTTCCGTTCTACTGGATGTTTGTAATGGCAACGAATACGAATGAAGTGATCAACCGGATCCCGCCAGCTATCTTACCAGGCAAAGAGCTGGTTGCAAACTTCACAAAGGTATTAAATACAATTGATTTCTTTGGAGCAATATGGAATACCTTCATTGTCGCTTCCATTACGACAATTGGGGTGCTCATTCTCAGCTCATTGGCGGGTTTTGCGTTTGCGAAGCTTAACTTCAGGGGTAAGAATGCTTTGTTTGTTATGATCCTTGTGACGATGGTCATTCCGCCGCAGCTTGGATTGATTCCACAATATATCATTATTTCAAAATTAAACTGGCTGAGTGATTTTAAGGCGATCATTGTTCCAGGATTAATCGATGCATTTGGTATTTTCTGGATGAGGCAATATATCAGCAGCAATGTTCCAGATGAATTAATTGAGGCAGCGAAGATCGATGGTTGTTCCATTTTCCGTGTGTACTGGAATATAACCGTCCCAATCATCATTCCAGCGTTCGCGACATTGGCGATCATTAAATTCATGTATGTATGGAATGATTTCTTATGGCCGCTCGTTGTCTTACGTGATGAAGAATCACAAACCATCCAGGTAGCACTGCGTGGTCTAATTGACAACTATGTACGGGATAACGGAATGATCCTATCCGGAACATTCTGGGCGACAGTGCCGCTCGTAATTATTTTCCTTTTATTTAACCGTTTGTTTATTTCCAGCTTGACTGAAGGTGCTGTCAAGTAA
- a CDS encoding ABC transporter substrate-binding protein gives MKKFVSLLTAGALALSLVGCSDSDEKASSSKSGSDEKVTLDFWVFGSTGYQKLIDEYQNDHPNVKIKLNEGEMNDMHNNLFTSISAGSGAPDIAMIEVSQMEKFKEASERFYNLNEYGAGDYEKNFLDWKWQQGQNVDGSFQMGFPTDIGPTALFYRKDVLDSAGLPTESEDLSAKLNTWEDFYDMAKTVKEKTGKPMSDSPELVFNALRDQQSEHYFNEKDELIIEESVKDAYDYTAKMIQEGLVGKNSLWTPEWGSAMAEGSYAMMPGAPAWMMGVVKGNAPEAGGKWSLTNIPEGAGNWGGSFLTVPKESKHPEEAVEFIAWLTSPESQLKSFNDMGLFPSTPDVYENEDFLATTDEYFSGQPTAKIFAEAAKSVKPVYMGKNYAIVNTEILTALTNVATKKADPEKEWTKAVERIEKQIGRQ, from the coding sequence ATGAAAAAATTTGTATCCTTGTTAACGGCAGGGGCTTTAGCACTTTCCCTTGTCGGCTGCAGCGACAGCGATGAGAAAGCGTCATCAAGCAAAAGCGGCAGTGATGAGAAAGTAACGCTGGATTTTTGGGTATTTGGAAGCACGGGGTACCAGAAGCTGATCGACGAGTATCAAAATGATCATCCAAATGTAAAAATCAAGCTGAATGAAGGCGAAATGAATGATATGCACAACAATCTATTCACTTCCATCTCAGCGGGCAGCGGTGCACCAGATATTGCCATGATTGAAGTCAGCCAAATGGAAAAATTCAAGGAAGCAAGCGAACGTTTCTATAACTTAAATGAATACGGTGCTGGTGATTATGAAAAGAACTTCCTTGATTGGAAATGGCAGCAGGGACAAAATGTTGACGGCTCATTCCAGATGGGATTCCCAACTGATATTGGTCCTACGGCGCTGTTCTATCGTAAAGATGTTCTGGATTCAGCAGGCCTTCCTACTGAATCAGAAGACCTTTCAGCAAAACTGAATACATGGGAAGATTTCTATGACATGGCGAAGACAGTGAAGGAAAAGACAGGCAAGCCGATGTCCGACAGCCCTGAGCTGGTTTTCAATGCTTTGCGTGACCAACAATCAGAGCACTACTTCAACGAAAAAGACGAACTAATCATCGAAGAATCTGTAAAAGATGCTTATGACTATACTGCGAAAATGATCCAAGAGGGATTAGTAGGCAAGAACTCATTATGGACTCCAGAATGGGGCAGTGCCATGGCCGAGGGATCGTATGCAATGATGCCTGGTGCTCCAGCTTGGATGATGGGAGTTGTTAAAGGCAATGCACCTGAAGCTGGCGGCAAGTGGTCTTTGACAAACATTCCTGAAGGCGCTGGAAACTGGGGAGGTTCTTTCCTTACTGTTCCTAAAGAATCGAAGCACCCTGAAGAAGCTGTGGAATTCATCGCTTGGTTAACATCACCAGAGAGCCAATTGAAGTCATTCAACGACATGGGCTTATTCCCGTCAACACCAGATGTTTATGAAAATGAAGATTTCTTGGCAACAACGGATGAGTACTTCAGCGGCCAGCCAACAGCGAAGATTTTTGCTGAAGCTGCTAAGAGCGTTAAACCAGTTTATATGGGCAAGAACTATGCAATTGTAAACACTGAAATTTTGACTGCTTTGACAAACGTAGCGACGAAGAAAGCGGATCCAGAGAAGGAATGGACAAAAGCGGTAGAGCGTATTGAAAAGCAAATAGGCAGACAATAA